The window TAAAATCATATATTTGAGGACTTCTCAGTCACGATGTCTCATTTTCAGATGAAAACTAGATTCATTGCTCCAAATGTAAATATGTAAGTCCCAAAATAGAGAACTACAAAAGGTCCAAATGATCAAATTTCAACTCATAATGCTGATGATACTTGGTGTTAAATCATATGCTcatggagaaaggaagaaggaaaaaatgAATGTTGCACCACTGACTTGGGTGCGAGGTGCACAGTCACCTATATGTTATAAGCATGCAGGTGATATCAAGTTTCATATCATAAAGAGTGGTCATTTAACCAAAAAGGCATCAAGTTTGTGTTACTGTCATCAATATGTGGTGCTAAAACAGTACTTAAAAAAAGTACATTGCCAATTAGCTTTTAGATAAACTGACCAACAGATTGCTTGCTAAAAAAAATTGCAATGTTTCATAGAAATATGTATATATTAAGTCCATTTAATAAACTTTACTAACTAGTGGGAATACACTAGAATGATGACAGGTAGAACTCTAAGTAGTCTTGTAGAAGAAAAAATGGTAAAGAAAGAACTTTTACCGTTTTATTCCTTAAAATTAGACACTTAACGTTTAGTTGGTGATCAGCCGAATATTAGATAAATGACTATTATTGTCATATGTTTGACACTTACTATTGAAGCATATGACTTCTTTGGCATCTCTTCTTGGGCAGTGGCGACATTTGATTCAGAATTGTTTGGAACTTCATCAATCACCACACCTGTCGATTCTTCCTCTTCCACAACCTCCCCATTGTCTGAAGGATTATAGATTTCCTCCTCATTTACCTCCTCATCTTCAACTTGAGATGAAGTTGTTTGGTCCAGATCATGCTGGCCTTGTTCTGAAGGTAAATCTGTGAGTAAAAAGAAATAAACTTTGAGAATTTCCATATAAAACAAATGAAAATTTTGACAATCAAACTTTAAGGTATTTAGGAAAGatgagaaaagaaatatttttatcataagcaaCTAGGTATCACTTGAATGggggataagatgagagaaaatcatttaagattgtATGGACATATGTTTATGAAACCTCCGAATACAGTAGTCAAaagaggtaaaataattaatgtttGTGATACgagaaaagaataaaagaagatgtaaaaagatcttaatagaaactataaataaagatttaagtactctgaatttaactaaacatatgacttctTACATATTTCAATGACGACAAAAACTTCATGAAACCAACACCAAATAGTTATGAATTACtgttttgttattgttgtaagTTTTAAGGTATTTAAAAGAAGAACCTTGCTTTGGAGCATGAGGTGCAACAGTACCATTTGCCAAGCCCTGCTGTGCCTGCTGGTGATTGACCTCTTCAACAAATCTAAATATGTCATTCAATACATAGTAACCCTTGTCCTGCAGTGCAAGAAAGAAGGACTGCGTGAAGTCCCTCTTAACATTGTCCTCCCCCGTAAGGTGCCCCGTCACAAGCACTGTCACCCCACCGCCAAGAGATTCCTGGGCATCCACCGTCTTTGTCTCCGCTCTGACAAAGCCCATGGACAATATCTTTGCATTGATCGCCTACATCCCATGTATTATTCAATTTAACGCAAGAAGTTTCTCATCCAACATGAAATCTATTGGCGGAAATATTCCAACTTTCTTAAAGATATGCAAAAAACAATTAGGGTTTTGTGTACTAACGTCGGTGGTGGTCACCGAGCTCATGGCGCCATGGGCATCCGGCCGGCCGAGCTTGCTGCCTTCCTGGTAGAACCGGTAAACCAGCTCCGGTGACTGCTGGAGGATATGATAGTACTGCTGAACAAAGGCGTTCCCCACCTGAACCACCAACCCTCCAAGTTAGAGAGAAGATCAAGGCAAGACCAGAGTAACAACTTCTCGAAAAAGAGGCGAATCCACAACCACTTGAGCCGAAAGCGGAGATCTGTCGACGCTCGACGGCTGGGCGGCCATTGTCGCAGCGGGCTAGCTCAAGGGAGGCCAAGCGAAACCCTACAACTGGATCCCAAGTCTGCTGACCAGCGGGATCAACGAATCGAAGACGATCTGTCGAAAAAGGCCGTCGTCTGAAGAATGATATGCAGCCGATTGGAGAGGAGGGTAGGAATTGCCCTTGCTTGGCGGCTGCTCTCTCCTTGGGGATCCTTTCAAGGGCTTCGAGCTTCGGAGAGCGGATTTATTTTAATGTAATCCGATTCCTCGACTCATTTCCACTCAATATTATGCTCTCTTTGAAGGCGAGGATTCGCTCGTGTTATATTACGTCGGTCCCCTCCAAGACATGCATTCTGTGGGTTGCGGTACGGTGTCTCGCGAGCGGACGGACGCACACTGGGCGGAGATCTTGAGTTTGAGCCATTGAATTGGATCAGAGATCGATCGGCCGTTGGATCATCAGATTTATCAGCTCTTTCGTTATAAAGGCAAGATGCAAATGAAGACCGCGTGCCGCGGGACTAAAAGATCACAACCGTGTGCAAAGCACGTTCAGACATTCCCACTAGAGAGTGTGTCTTGGATCTAACAAGGTTTCTTTAGTGACATAAGTATTTGGAAAAAGCAATTTTAGATCAAGAAATCCTAATTTTCAGTATATATATCACACGAGGCTCTTTCATAAACATAAAAGATGACACACTTATGACCGCCAAACTCACCAACTCGATGAGATAGCACAGTAGTTTGACACCAACTATTGCACTCGTCTAAAGAAAGAACAGAGAGAATGGATGAGTGAAGAATGCACAGGAACATACTTCAACACACGAGGTAAGATCAATACCAGAAATGCAATTTCCATAAAATCATGCTTGCAGTTTTTCTGAAATTGAAAAGGAATTTTTTACAGGTTTCAAAGAACGAAATCATAACCATAAAGTTTAATTCACCTCAGAATCTCGCATATAACTATAAGCCCAGGTAGAAACCTGTTCGAGAAATCCTAAAGGCTTAGTAGAATAAGGTGCTCAAAACAGCAAATATGAAAGCTTCAGGAAGCCACTTGCTCCTGTATGACAAAAAAAAGGTAATTATAATTGGATAAAGAAGGAAACATTAAGGAAATACCATGGCATAAACCCTCCGATTCAAAGTCCGGGGAGGAAATTCTTTTTCAGTATTGTCCCTTCATTTCACTAAAAATGAAGCCTCTGCCACAGAACCAAATTGCCAAAGTTTTGAAGAATTTGGATTGACAAATCTATGATTCAATAGCATACATCCTTCTGATTTGAAGAAGCTTCAAACAGTCTGCAACCTTTGTTTCATAAAAGACAAGAGTCATGATGCTACATTAGCTTATATGGGAAATAGTCATCAAGATTACCACTACCTAAGCAGCAAAATAGCTGGTTGGGCACTTGAAAAAAAGATGTAATCAGCAATGTGTAAATTCTGATTGGTAAACATTCAGCATCAAGAATAACCCAGGGCCTATTTTATTTGATGCAAACCTATCTCTATCATTTAACAACTTGAAACAAAATTTGAAGGTATCAACTAGCTTAGTTAGTAAAACCTTGACATTATACCGCAAGATCCTGGACTCAAATCCCGCATTTGCCACTTAccctttgaagaaaaaaaaaacatcaacaaAATCTTCTGTCAGCTAGCAATCTGGGACTACATTGAAAAGAGTGTATAGCACAGCAACTCACCATACTCATGCTGAGTAATTATAACTTAATTTGCCTTCCCTGTAACTCCTATCACAACTTTCTTATTTAAGATCAAATTTCATTAAGTATGGATTCCAAGATCCTAGTTGTACCACCACCTAAACTGTCTCTTCATATAGTGCCTTTTTATTCCTAGACCAGCTGAGTGGATACAAATAGTATATCAGCCCTCTGCTATCACATACCTGATCCCCTTCTAATCA of the Musa acuminata AAA Group cultivar baxijiao chromosome BXJ2-10, Cavendish_Baxijiao_AAA, whole genome shotgun sequence genome contains:
- the LOC103968481 gene encoding nuclear transport factor 2 isoform X1 — translated: MAAQPSSVDRSPLSAQVVGNAFVQQYYHILQQSPELVYRFYQEGSKLGRPDAHGAMSSVTTTDAINAKILSMGFVRAETKTVDAQESLGGGVTVLVTGHLTGEDNVKRDFTQSFFLALQDKGYYVLNDIFRFVEEVNHQQAQQGLANGTVAPHAPKQDLPSEQGQHDLDQTTSSQVEDEEVNEEEIYNPSDNGEVVEEEESTGVVIDEVPNNSESNVATAQEEMPKKSYASIVKDMNNASVSPPTRAPPKPSSIKAEPQVLPAPPAGPASDMPTSCSTTVDSNYTQDAEADGYSIYVKNLPLDATPAQLEEEFRKFGAIKPDGIQVRSHKLQGFCFGFVEFEVANAAQSAIEASPIMIGGRPAYVEEKRATGSRVGNRGRFAPGRGAGFRNDGRGRGNYGGGRGFGRGDFNTRPDFGGRGGGRGGYSNRGTEVGYQRVDHMGPSGGRGSHTGSSGISAPAKN